Proteins from a single region of Bacillus sp. (in: firmicutes):
- the ftsA gene encoding cell division protein FtsA — translation MNNSELIVSLDIGTSNVKVIIAEVSNDSLNIIGVGNVKSEGIKKGSIVDIDETVQSIKRAIDQAERMVGMDIRHVVVGVAGNHVQLIPCHGVVAVSSENREIGNEDIARVIDAAQVMSIPPEREIIGVVPHQFIVDGLEGINDPRGMIGVRLEVEGTIVTGSRTILHNLLRCVEKAGLNITDICLQSLATGAIALSKDEKNIGVALVDIGGGQTTISIFEHGHLQVTTILPVGGDHMTNDIAIGLRTSTEEAEKIKIKHGYAFYDHASEDEVFSIPVIGSDKQEQYSQLDLSDIIEARLEEILLMVQETIKKLGYRDLPGGYVFTGGVANLPGLLELSQLVLQHNLRIAKPDYIGVRDPIYTTSVGLIQYAFKNAKLQGAEVAAAASNQEADRSQKRTQHVIKKPKKNNAEMVKKAKNLFKSFFE, via the coding sequence ATGAACAACAGTGAGTTAATCGTAAGTCTGGACATCGGTACATCCAATGTTAAGGTAATCATTGCGGAAGTGTCAAATGATTCCCTAAACATTATAGGTGTGGGTAATGTGAAATCTGAAGGCATAAAAAAAGGTTCAATTGTTGATATAGATGAAACGGTACAATCCATCAAAAGGGCTATTGACCAAGCAGAAAGAATGGTAGGTATGGATATAAGACATGTTGTCGTGGGGGTTGCTGGTAATCATGTACAGCTCATACCATGCCATGGAGTTGTTGCTGTTTCAAGTGAGAACAGAGAGATTGGTAATGAGGATATTGCTCGCGTCATAGATGCGGCACAAGTGATGTCAATCCCTCCTGAAAGGGAAATTATTGGCGTCGTTCCACACCAGTTTATTGTTGACGGGTTGGAAGGCATTAATGATCCTCGGGGGATGATTGGTGTTCGTTTAGAGGTAGAGGGGACGATTGTTACAGGATCAAGAACGATTTTACATAATTTATTAAGATGTGTAGAAAAAGCTGGCCTTAATATAACTGATATTTGTTTACAGTCTTTGGCAACAGGTGCCATCGCTTTATCGAAAGATGAGAAAAATATCGGTGTTGCCCTTGTAGATATCGGCGGTGGGCAAACAACGATTTCTATTTTTGAACATGGTCACTTGCAAGTAACAACAATCCTACCTGTAGGTGGTGACCATATGACAAATGACATTGCGATTGGCCTGCGTACATCGACAGAAGAGGCAGAAAAAATAAAAATAAAGCATGGCTATGCCTTTTATGATCATGCTTCAGAAGATGAGGTCTTTTCTATTCCTGTTATCGGAAGTGATAAACAAGAACAATATAGTCAGCTTGATCTTTCTGATATAATAGAAGCTAGATTAGAAGAAATCCTTCTCATGGTACAAGAGACGATTAAAAAATTAGGCTATAGGGACTTACCTGGAGGTTATGTTTTTACAGGTGGTGTAGCAAATTTGCCAGGCCTTTTAGAACTTTCTCAGCTAGTGCTTCAACATAATCTGCGAATTGCGAAGCCTGATTACATTGGCGTTCGGGATCCTATCTATACAACTAGTGTTGGTTTAATCCAATACGCATTTAAAAATGCAAAACTACAGGGTGCTGAGGTTGCTGCTGCAGCTTCTAATCAAGAAGCTGATCGGTCACAAAAAAGAACTCAACATGTGATAAAAAAGCCGAAAAAGAACAATGCGGAAATGGTAAAGAAAGCAAAAAATTTATTTAAATCCTTTTTTGAATAA
- a CDS encoding small basic family protein — translation MWLPVLGLLIGIFLGFLTDIRIPEEYSNYLSISVLAAFDTLFGGIRAHLQNTYDDKVFVTGFFSNILLAASLSFLGVHLGVDLYLAAVFAFGVRLFNNIAVIRRILLSKWTTSREK, via the coding sequence ATGTGGTTACCTGTTTTAGGCTTACTTATTGGAATTTTTTTAGGATTTTTAACAGATATTAGAATACCTGAAGAATATTCTAATTATCTTTCCATATCTGTTTTAGCGGCTTTTGATACTTTATTTGGGGGAATACGGGCTCATTTGCAAAATACGTATGATGATAAAGTTTTTGTGACAGGGTTTTTTTCCAATATTTTACTTGCTGCAAGTTTATCTTTTCTAGGTGTCCATCTTGGTGTAGACTTATACTTAGCGGCTGTCTTTGCATTTGGAGTCCGTTTGTTTAATAATATTGCGGTAATTCGGAGAATACTTTTGTCAAAATGGACAACATCACGAGAAAAATAG
- the sigE gene encoding RNA polymerase sporulation sigma factor SigE, which translates to MAKIKMKLTLIWYKLLMKFGLKADEIYYIGGKEALPPPLSKEEEEQLLQKLPTGDKAAKSMLIERNLRLVVYIARKFENTGINIEDLISIGTIGLIKAVNTFNPEKKIKLATYASRCIENEILMYLRRNNKIRSEVSFDEPLNIDWDGNELLLSDVLGTDEDIITKDLDASIDRKLLLKSLEQLNEREKQIMELRFGLLGGEEKTQKDVADMLGISQSYISRLEKRIIKRLRKEFNKMV; encoded by the coding sequence TTGGCGAAAATAAAAATGAAACTTACACTTATTTGGTACAAACTATTAATGAAATTTGGTTTAAAAGCAGATGAGATTTATTACATTGGTGGAAAGGAAGCACTACCACCGCCATTATCTAAAGAAGAAGAAGAGCAACTTCTCCAAAAGCTGCCAACAGGAGATAAAGCGGCAAAGTCGATGTTGATTGAAAGAAATTTACGATTAGTTGTTTATATTGCGAGAAAGTTTGAAAATACTGGCATTAATATTGAAGATTTAATTAGTATAGGGACGATTGGTCTTATAAAAGCGGTCAATACTTTTAACCCGGAGAAAAAAATAAAGCTAGCTACATATGCATCAAGATGTATTGAAAATGAGATTCTCATGTATTTACGGAGAAATAATAAAATTCGTTCAGAAGTATCATTTGATGAACCCCTTAATATTGACTGGGATGGGAATGAACTATTACTTTCGGATGTTTTAGGAACGGATGAGGATATTATTACAAAGGATTTAGATGCGAGCATTGATCGAAAATTACTGTTAAAATCGTTAGAGCAGTTGAATGAACGTGAAAAACAAATTATGGAGCTACGATTTGGACTTTTAGGTGGTGAAGAAAAAACACAAAAAGATGTTGCAGATATGCTTGGTATTTCACAGTCCTATATTTCTCGCCTAGAAAAGCGCATTATTAAACGATTGCGTAAAGAATTTAATAAAATGGTCTGA
- the spoIIGA gene encoding sigma-E processing peptidase SpoIIGA, which yields MTIYLDVIWLLNFFFDGLLLLLTSLILKQRIKKWRLFLGAFIGSTIVLFYFTPFQPMATHPVMKLLYSIFIVYTAFGFRKFRTFIKNLTTFYFITFMVGGGMLGLHYFFQTDIAFINGMTITRATGFGDPVSWVTVLIGFPLVWYFSKHHIEEIEMTKINFEQLVSVQIKIGEVIMNVKGLIDSGNQLYDPMTQTPVMILDVQKSLAYFPDEIMMQSQKIEQLDYSSLDSHWAKRIRLIPYRGVGSEQQFLLAVKPDKVMIHTGGEEIIVKKVLVGIGQTILSSTGEYDCILHPKMFTNSTHRSA from the coding sequence TTGACCATTTATCTAGATGTTATATGGTTATTAAACTTTTTCTTTGACGGTTTATTGCTATTGTTAACTTCGCTTATTTTAAAGCAAAGAATAAAAAAATGGCGTTTGTTTTTGGGGGCATTTATAGGATCAACCATCGTTCTTTTTTATTTTACGCCGTTTCAACCAATGGCTACACATCCTGTGATGAAGCTTCTCTATTCTATATTTATTGTATATACAGCGTTTGGATTCCGAAAATTTCGAACCTTTATTAAAAATCTCACAACTTTTTATTTTATTACTTTTATGGTTGGGGGAGGCATGCTGGGGTTACATTATTTTTTCCAAACAGATATTGCATTCATAAATGGTATGACTATAACGAGGGCTACAGGGTTTGGCGATCCTGTAAGCTGGGTAACGGTGCTGATTGGTTTTCCACTTGTCTGGTATTTTTCAAAGCATCATATTGAAGAAATCGAAATGACAAAAATTAATTTTGAACAACTTGTTTCTGTTCAAATTAAAATCGGTGAAGTAATCATGAATGTAAAGGGCTTAATTGATAGTGGCAATCAGCTTTATGATCCGATGACACAAACGCCAGTTATGATTCTTGATGTTCAGAAGTCACTAGCTTATTTTCCAGATGAAATTATGATGCAATCACAAAAAATAGAACAACTTGATTATAGCTCATTAGATTCTCATTGGGCGAAGCGAATTCGCCTTATCCCATATAGAGGTGTTGGCTCCGAACAGCAATTCTTATTAGCAGTAAAACCTGATAAGGTCATGATTCATACAGGTGGAGAGGAAATAATCGTAAAAAAAGTTTTGGTTGGTATTGGTCAAACTATTTTATCTTCAACTGGGGAATACGATTGCATCCTCCATCCGAAGATGTTTACTAATTCTACTCATAGATCGGCATAA
- a CDS encoding DUF881 domain-containing protein, protein MRNKSKVTLTIITAILGFMMAIQFQTIKEPVVRDTRDIWEIREDIEREQQLITELYKEIRTKEETLRKYEEAPYNSKYEGITEQRNELKKKIGLTELKGSGIILKISPSFNQSLVGQTYQTVPPDLLIRLINELYRYKALALAVDNERIIVTSPIRDVNGKTYINNTPLGPLPIEIKVIAENAEKLQNQMQVSQIVDEFFALENLELTSTLEEEVTLPAYDEVLRNKFMEPVEPANIEKGNG, encoded by the coding sequence ATGCGGAACAAAAGTAAAGTAACACTGACAATTATTACGGCTATTTTAGGTTTTATGATGGCTATACAATTTCAAACAATTAAAGAACCTGTCGTTCGGGATACAAGGGATATTTGGGAAATTCGCGAAGATATTGAGCGTGAACAACAGCTAATTACAGAGCTTTATAAAGAAATTAGAACGAAGGAAGAGACGTTAAGAAAATATGAAGAAGCACCATATAACAGTAAGTACGAAGGAATTACGGAACAACGAAATGAATTGAAGAAAAAAATTGGGCTCACTGAGCTAAAAGGCTCTGGTATTATTCTAAAGATTAGTCCATCATTTAATCAGTCGCTTGTTGGACAGACTTATCAAACTGTTCCGCCTGACCTTCTCATCCGTTTAATTAACGAGTTATACCGTTATAAAGCTTTGGCTCTTGCTGTTGACAATGAAAGAATTATTGTCACATCTCCGATTCGTGATGTTAATGGCAAAACGTATATTAATAATACCCCACTAGGTCCATTGCCAATAGAAATTAAAGTGATAGCAGAGAATGCAGAAAAACTGCAAAATCAAATGCAGGTTTCGCAAATCGTTGATGAGTTCTTTGCTTTAGAAAATTTGGAATTAACATCAACACTAGAAGAAGAGGTTACATTACCAGCTTATGATGAGGTTTTAAGAAATAAGTTTATGGAGCCTGTTGAACCTGCTAATATTGAAAAGGGGAACGGTTAA
- a CDS encoding YlmC/YmxH family sporulation protein: MMTITDFQIKDVVNIADGKKLGNITDIDINLVTGKIDAIIIQTGSKMMGLFGRNDEVVIPWSNIVKIGTDVILVRYFSTSYKDDSVQDSTNAPKIYY, encoded by the coding sequence ATGATGACGATTACTGATTTTCAAATAAAAGATGTCGTGAATATAGCAGATGGAAAAAAGTTAGGGAATATTACCGATATTGATATAAACTTAGTGACAGGAAAAATTGATGCGATTATTATTCAAACTGGTTCAAAAATGATGGGGTTATTTGGTAGAAATGATGAGGTCGTTATTCCTTGGAGCAATATCGTGAAAATTGGTACAGACGTCATTCTCGTTCGTTATTTTAGCACTTCCTATAAAGATGATTCAGTTCAAGATAGTACAAATGCACCAAAAATATATTATTAA
- a CDS encoding YggT family protein: MGVIAGIISQLIEVYIWIIIIYIFMSWFPGARESSIGQFMGRIVEPYLDPFRRIIPPLGMIDISPIVAILVLQFARSGAYFLINMF; encoded by the coding sequence GTGGGAGTAATTGCTGGAATCATATCACAGCTCATTGAAGTTTATATTTGGATTATTATTATTTATATTTTCATGTCATGGTTTCCTGGAGCTAGGGAATCGTCGATTGGACAATTTATGGGGAGAATCGTAGAACCATATTTAGATCCTTTCCGACGGATTATACCTCCTTTAGGAATGATTGATATTTCACCAATTGTGGCAATTTTAGTTTTACAATTTGCTCGATCTGGAGCGTATTTCTTAATTAATATGTTTTAA
- a CDS encoding YggS family pyridoxal phosphate-dependent enzyme: MSVKENLQQIQANIIEACRRSNRDSNEIKIIAVTKYVSVETAQNAINAGIKHIGENRDSGFLEKREIIGSAAVWHFIGTLQTRKVKNIIDKVDFIHSLDRLSLAEEINKRTNKIIQCFVQVNAANEKSKQGLAIDEVVSFVKSLQDFPTIKVVGLMTMAPFTDDEEMLRDTFKKIKRLQKDVQALQLPYAPCEELSMGMSNDYEIAIEEGATMIRIGTSLVGKEF; this comes from the coding sequence TTGTCAGTAAAAGAAAATTTACAACAAATTCAAGCAAATATAATTGAAGCTTGTCGTCGCTCAAATCGTGATTCAAATGAAATAAAGATTATCGCTGTAACAAAATATGTCTCTGTTGAAACAGCTCAAAATGCAATCAATGCTGGCATTAAGCACATCGGAGAGAATCGCGATAGCGGTTTTCTTGAAAAGCGAGAAATTATTGGAAGCGCTGCGGTTTGGCACTTTATCGGTACGCTTCAAACAAGAAAAGTTAAAAATATTATTGACAAAGTAGATTTTATTCACTCTTTAGACCGCTTGAGCTTAGCTGAGGAAATAAATAAGCGCACGAATAAAATCATTCAATGTTTTGTTCAAGTCAACGCTGCGAATGAGAAGTCTAAGCAAGGATTGGCTATCGATGAGGTCGTTTCATTTGTGAAAAGTTTACAGGATTTTCCTACTATTAAGGTAGTAGGACTGATGACGATGGCCCCTTTTACTGATGATGAAGAAATGCTCCGAGATACTTTTAAGAAAATTAAAAGATTGCAAAAAGATGTACAAGCTTTACAACTTCCTTATGCTCCATGTGAAGAGCTTTCAATGGGGATGTCCAATGACTACGAAATCGCGATTGAAGAAGGAGCAACGATGATTAGAATCGGCACTTCTTTAGTCGGAAAGGAATTTTAG
- a CDS encoding cell division protein SepF: MSIKSKFRSFFALDDEDEYIEERNYEDEEHEVPRRVTRSAKQNVVSLQSIQQTSKVILCEPRVYDEVQEVADHLKNRKTVVINLQRVNSDQGMRIVDFLSGTVYAIGGDINKLGPNTFICTPENVDIAGSISDMTLETTENRW, from the coding sequence ATGAGCATTAAGTCAAAATTTAGAAGTTTTTTCGCTTTAGATGACGAGGACGAATATATTGAGGAACGAAATTATGAAGATGAAGAACATGAAGTCCCCCGCCGTGTTACAAGGTCTGCCAAACAAAATGTCGTCAGTCTACAAAGCATTCAGCAAACATCAAAGGTTATTTTATGTGAGCCGCGTGTATATGATGAAGTACAAGAGGTTGCTGACCATTTAAAAAACCGCAAGACCGTTGTAATCAATTTGCAAAGGGTTAATAGTGATCAAGGCATGCGTATTGTCGACTTTTTAAGCGGTACAGTTTATGCTATAGGTGGAGATATCAACAAGTTAGGTCCGAATACATTTATATGTACACCTGAAAATGTCGATATAGCAGGTTCCATTTCTGATATGACATTGGAGACAACAGAGAATAGGTGGTGA
- the sigG gene encoding RNA polymerase sporulation sigma factor SigG, protein MTRNKVEICGVDTSKLPVLKNEEMRKLFREMQSGDISAREKLVNGNLRLVLSVIQRFNNRGEYVDDLFQVGCIGLMKSIDNFDLGQNVKFSTYAVPMIIGEIRRYLRDNNPIRVSRSLRDIAYKALQVRERLISMTSREPTAEDIARELDVPHEEIVFALDAIQDPVSLFEPIYNDGGDPIYVMDQLSDEKSKDLQWIEEIALKEGMRRLNEREKLILTKRFFQGKTQMEVAEEIGISQAQVSRLEKAAIKQMNKNIQ, encoded by the coding sequence ATGACACGAAACAAAGTAGAAATTTGTGGTGTAGACACATCAAAGCTTCCAGTATTGAAGAATGAAGAAATGCGCAAATTGTTCCGCGAAATGCAAAGCGGTGACATAAGCGCAAGAGAAAAACTAGTGAATGGCAATTTACGTCTCGTTCTCAGTGTAATTCAACGTTTCAACAACAGAGGGGAATATGTCGATGACCTATTCCAGGTTGGCTGTATCGGTTTGATGAAATCAATTGATAACTTTGATTTAGGTCAAAACGTGAAATTTTCAACATATGCTGTACCGATGATTATTGGAGAGATTCGTCGCTATCTTCGCGATAATAATCCAATTCGTGTTTCAAGGTCTTTAAGAGATATCGCTTATAAAGCATTGCAAGTAAGAGAAAGGTTAATAAGTATGACTTCAAGAGAGCCGACAGCCGAAGATATTGCCAGGGAATTGGACGTACCACACGAAGAAATTGTTTTTGCTTTAGATGCCATTCAAGATCCTGTTTCATTATTCGAGCCAATTTATAATGATGGCGGTGATCCAATTTATGTAATGGATCAACTGAGTGATGAAAAGAGCAAAGATTTGCAGTGGATTGAAGAAATTGCACTGAAAGAAGGGATGAGACGTCTTAATGAACGAGAGAAACTCATTTTAACGAAAAGATTTTTTCAAGGAAAAACACAAATGGAAGTTGCTGAAGAAATTGGAATTTCACAAGCGCAAGTATCACGCTTAGAAAAAGCGGCAATAAAACAAATGAATAAAAATATACAATAA
- the ftsZ gene encoding cell division protein FtsZ, with amino-acid sequence MLQFDTHVDQLATIKVIGVGGGGNNAVNRMIEHGVQGVEFIAVNTDAQALNLSKAEIKLQIGLKLTRGLGAGANPEVGKKAAEESREQIEEALKGADMVFVTAGMGGGTGTGAAPVIAQISKELGALTVGVVTRPFTFEGRKRSTQAASGISSFKENVDTLIVIPNDRLLEIVDKNTPMLEAFREADNVLRQGVQGISDLIAVPGLINLDFADVKTIMSDKGSALMGIGIATGENRAAEAAKKAISSPLLETSIDGAQGVLMNITGGMNLSLYEVQEAADIVASASDEEVNMIFGSVINENLNDEIVVTVIATGFKESVLNKAQPTRPSVVGNRNSAAPNRPARKEEPIQQVEQHVSNNGQFAVEDTLDIPTFLRNRNRNR; translated from the coding sequence ATGTTGCAATTTGATACGCATGTGGATCAGTTAGCTACTATAAAAGTAATTGGGGTTGGCGGTGGCGGTAACAACGCTGTCAATCGAATGATTGAGCACGGGGTTCAAGGTGTTGAGTTCATCGCTGTAAATACGGATGCCCAAGCTTTAAATTTATCAAAAGCGGAAATAAAACTACAAATTGGTCTGAAGTTGACAAGAGGACTTGGTGCTGGAGCAAATCCCGAAGTTGGAAAAAAAGCAGCCGAGGAAAGCCGAGAGCAAATTGAAGAAGCTCTTAAAGGTGCTGATATGGTCTTTGTAACTGCCGGAATGGGTGGTGGAACTGGAACAGGAGCAGCCCCGGTAATTGCGCAAATTTCAAAGGAATTAGGAGCATTAACAGTGGGTGTTGTTACAAGGCCATTCACCTTTGAAGGCCGTAAAAGATCAACACAAGCCGCAAGTGGAATTTCATCTTTCAAGGAAAATGTAGATACTTTAATTGTAATTCCAAATGATAGATTATTAGAAATCGTTGATAAAAACACGCCAATGTTAGAAGCGTTCCGTGAAGCTGATAACGTTCTCCGTCAAGGTGTGCAAGGTATTTCAGATCTTATAGCTGTACCAGGACTTATTAATTTAGACTTTGCCGATGTGAAAACGATTATGTCGGATAAGGGATCAGCATTAATGGGAATCGGTATTGCTACTGGGGAAAATCGAGCGGCTGAGGCAGCGAAAAAGGCGATTTCAAGTCCGCTTCTTGAAACATCTATTGATGGTGCACAAGGGGTCTTGATGAATATTACGGGGGGCATGAACTTAAGCTTATATGAAGTTCAGGAGGCCGCCGATATTGTGGCATCAGCATCAGATGAAGAGGTTAATATGATCTTCGGTTCTGTCATTAATGAGAACTTAAATGATGAAATTGTTGTAACTGTAATTGCTACAGGATTTAAGGAATCAGTATTGAATAAGGCTCAACCAACTCGCCCAAGCGTTGTTGGTAATCGTAATAGTGCTGCGCCAAACCGTCCAGCTAGAAAGGAAGAACCTATTCAGCAAGTAGAGCAGCATGTAAGCAACAATGGTCAATTTGCTGTTGAGGATACGTTAGATATTCCGACATTTTTGCGAAACCGCAACCGTAATCGATAA
- the pgeF gene encoding peptidoglycan editing factor PgeF: protein MEKEPFLLKDTVLFIDTWNSFNQNVVAGFSTRQGGVSKEPFHSMNLGLHVNDEKKAVTRNREKLAELIDAPLTTWVCAEQIHGAKIAKVTNKDAGKGSIQMETAIKGVDGLYTRENDTFLFTVYADCVPLYFFAKSQNIIGVAHAGWRGTVANIAGEMVELWKREENISIEDLYVCIGPSIGKCCYVVDDYVIDQVANRLHGEINNHIYEKISSGQYKLDLKQVNVELLKIAGVIPAHIEVSNYCTSCHSNLFFSHRRDQGKAGRMLSFIGMRGA from the coding sequence ATGGAAAAGGAACCATTTTTGCTTAAAGATACGGTACTATTTATTGACACGTGGAATTCTTTTAATCAAAATGTAGTCGCTGGTTTTTCAACGCGCCAAGGCGGTGTTAGCAAAGAGCCTTTTCATTCCATGAATCTTGGTTTACATGTTAATGATGAAAAGAAAGCTGTCACCCGTAACAGGGAAAAACTTGCCGAGCTTATTGATGCCCCATTAACTACATGGGTTTGTGCTGAACAGATTCACGGTGCAAAAATAGCGAAAGTGACAAATAAAGATGCTGGCAAAGGTTCTATACAGATGGAAACGGCCATCAAGGGTGTGGATGGATTATATACTAGAGAAAATGATACATTTCTTTTTACTGTTTATGCCGATTGTGTCCCATTGTATTTTTTTGCAAAATCGCAAAATATCATTGGTGTTGCTCATGCTGGCTGGCGCGGCACTGTAGCTAATATTGCCGGTGAAATGGTTGAACTGTGGAAAAGGGAAGAAAATATTTCTATAGAGGATCTATATGTTTGCATCGGGCCTTCGATTGGAAAGTGCTGCTATGTTGTCGATGATTATGTAATTGACCAAGTGGCAAATCGTTTACATGGTGAAATCAATAATCATATTTATGAAAAAATATCTAGCGGTCAATATAAGCTTGATTTAAAACAAGTGAATGTTGAATTGCTTAAAATAGCTGGAGTAATACCTGCTCATATCGAAGTTTCTAATTATTGTACTAGCTGCCATTCAAACTTATTTTTTTCGCATCGACGCGATCAAGGGAAAGCAGGAAGAATGCTAAGTTTTATCGGTATGAGGGGTGCCTGA